TCCGGAGCCGCTGTCCGTGCGGCATCCGCGCCGGTCTCAGCCCGGCGCCGCAGGAGCTTGCGAATCTGCGGGGTGTTGAACAGGCGGGCGGTGCCGTGCTCGTCCATTTCGTAGCGGACCTTGGCCATCACACCCCCTGCACGTCGCGGAGCCGCACCTCGATGTGGTGCGGCTCGCCGTGGATCGTCGACCGATGAAGGGGGCGCCCGACCACGTGGTAGTCATCGCCTCGGAAGGACACGGAACCCCCTTCGCCGATGCGGGTTCCCGGAGGCAGGAAGGCCCGAGCGGACACGGTGACGGTTCCCTCCGGCGTCTCGACGGTCTCCTGGACTGCGAGGTACTCCACGTGGCAGCCGGTGACAGGGATAGAAGGTGCGTCCCCGATCGGATCGCCGTGCCGGTCGCGCTCGGCCTCACCGACTACCGTCACAGTGTGGCCGCCGAGGACCGTCATGCCTCCTCCATGAGGCCGACCTCGACGAGCGCGGTGACGAGGTCCTGGGCGAAGGACTCCGAGGCGGGATCCACCGCCACGGCAGGTGTGGTCTCGCCGGGGGGACCTTGTGGACCGGTGTCCCCTTGAGGTCCTGCCGGGCCCTTGTCTCCGGTCGGACCGGCCGGACCAGGAGGGCCAGCCGGGCCGCGCTCACCCGGAGGGCCGAGCAGGTTCATCAGTTCGGTCCACGTCCCGTTCCGGTTCTGGTGCAGCGCACCAGAACCGGTGTCGAGGAAGACGTCTCCCGGCATCCCGCCGTCGCCGTCCGGATCGCCATCACCGGCTAGGAACCGCATACCGCCTCCACTCGCTCCGATCGGGATCGGATGGTCAGGGCCGACCGGAATCGGCCGCCCCTGTCCGTCCAGCACGGAAATCACTGGGCCGGACACGTACCTGGTCAATGCGCACCCCCTACACGGCGAAGACCGGGATCGGAGACCTGGACGGTGTACGCGCCCCGAGTGGGGCAGCGGGCAGTCAGGGCAGCCAGCTCGTGTTCGGACACGAACAGACCGCCCCGGTCGTCGTAGCTCTCCTGCACGTCACCCACACGGCGGGACGTCAGCCCGCCCGGGTTGGTGTGAGCGCGCCGCGCGACCTTGATCAGGACTGCCCGCGCGACCGCCGCGTCGGGCACGCACCCGGCCGGCAAAAGCGCTCCGATGAACGCCTGGGCGTCCTCCAACAGGGCGGTGATCTGGTCACGGTTCTCCACCGTCAGGCCGACCCCGGTGCGCCGCGCGTACTCTTCGGCTGTGGCCCACACGGCTACTCCAGGACGGTCGCGGAGAACGCGGCGTTGGGCCGACCGAGGATCGGCAGGCTAACGGCGTTGCTCCTGGTCCAGAGGTTGAGGGGGTCCTGCTGCCGGTAGGTGCCGACCACGATCCCCGGCTCAGCACCGTCCTCGATGCCGTAGTCGGACGACATCGCCTCCAGCGTCGGGCCCCACAGGGTGTGACCCAGGTCAGAGTCCGGGAGCATCAGCACCCGGCTGGCGGGCAGCACCTGGTGGGCCTTGCCGTCCACTTCCATCTGCGCGTCGTAGGTGGACAGGCTCGGCAGACCGAAGGCGTTCAGCGCGGTGTCGAGCTGGGAGTGCGAGACGAAGCTCGGCGCGCTGTTGACCTGGCCTCCGTAGATCGCCCCACGGATCTCTTCGTTGCGCAGCAACAGACCCATGGCGCGACGGGAGGCGAGCAGGACACTGGGCGCTGCCCCGTTGATTCGCGCATAGTCCTCGGCCCAGGCGATCAGGTCCGAGAGCGGCGTCGCCCCGGGCTGGTCCCACGGCGTACCGGCGGTGGGGGACATCTCCGTGCGTCGGCCGAAGTCCACCTCCACGCCCAGCTCGCGCAGGCGCACCTTGCCGTGCACCAGGGCATCGGCGCGGGCCAGCTCCACACGCGCGGCCGTCTCACGCACCAGGGTGATGGTGTCGCGCTGGATGAGCGAGGTGACGCGCTCTTCCTGGCGGCGCTGCATGAGCTGCGCATACTCGGCGAGCGGGATCTTCCGACTGATCGGCGGGATCTCGCCCATGGCCTTGCGCAGGCCCGCCCGGGAGGTGATCGGAGCCTCGGTGTCCCAGGCCCGGTACTCACCGGCCTTGGTCAGGCCCGCCGTGCTCCCCAGCTCGATCGAGTAGAAGATGTCATCGGTCTCCAGGTCGGGCAGGAAGGACCGGAGCCGGAACTGATTCGTGTCCAGATCGGCCAGAGCCGCGCGGGCGAAGCCGGTGAGCTCGGCCGCGGGGAGGAACTCGTGGGTGAGCAACATCAGGCCTCACCCCCGATCCCGGGGCGGGTGTAGGAGATGATCCGGCCTCGCAGGTCGTTGAAGGCCTCCTGCGCAAGGGGGACCGGTAGGCGGTCGGGGCGGACCTTGCCGTGCTCGAACAGAGCACCCACGATCGGGTTATCGGATGACTTCGGGCCGGGGAGAGAGGACAGCAGGAACCCGGTGAGCACCTCCAGACCGTTTTCGGCCTCGGGGTCGTACTGGCCGTACAGGCCCGTCGCGGTGATGCGGCCCAGAGGGAGACCGGAGGGAATCCTGATGTTGCTTCAGTTCGGTAGACACCTGTGAGCTGGGGTTTTACGCGGCCTGAGACAGCGCCGCAAGCCTGTCTTGAGCAACTTCGGTGTGGCGACGTTCATACTCAGCCGGGCTGAGCTGACCATTGGCCGAATGCCGCCGCCAGGGGTTGTAGAACCCCTCGATATAGGAGAACACCTCCCGCTCCGCATCCGCCCTGGTGGCGAAACGGGTGCGGTCGATCAACTCGGTCTCCAACGACGCGAAGAAGCTCTCGGTGACGGCGTTGTCGTAACACGACCCCGTCCGCCCCGTCGAGGGAGCGATCCCTGCCTCTTCGCAGCGGCGACCAAAGGCCAGACTGGTGTATTGCGATCCCTTGTCCGAGTGATGGATCAGCCCCGGACCGGGACGGCGGGCGGTCACCGCCATGGCCAGCGCGTCGCAGACCAGATCGGCGCGCATGTGAGGGGCCATCGCCCAGCCCACGATGCGGCGCGAGAACAGGTCCATCACCACCGCCAGGTACACCCACCCCTGGTCGGTGGGCACGTAGGTGATGTCCGCGCTCCACTTGGTGTTGGGGGCATGGGCGGTGAAGTCACGACCGACCAGATCCGGTGGGGCTGTGGCCATCCGGTCCTGGGAGGTCAGGCTTTTGCGGCCGGTGCGGCGGTGGACCCCGACCAGGCCCTGGCGGCGCATCAGCCGGGTGATGCGGTTGCGTCCAGCGCGGATGCCGTCGAGCTCGGCCAGGTCGGCCTGGAGCCTGGGGGAGCCGTAGGTGCCGCGGGAGCGCTCGTGGTGGCCCTGGATGCGCTCGGACAGGTCAGCGTCGGAGCGTTCCTTGGCCGTGGGGCCGTCCTGGATTCGGT
This DNA window, taken from Nocardiopsis exhalans, encodes the following:
- a CDS encoding IS3 family transposase (programmed frameshift), with product MPKTRPAYPPEYRDQIIALARSGRSPEDLAAEFEPSAQTIRTWINQAKIDSGQAEGTTSDDKAELARLRRENAQLREEREIPAQGHGFLRPGDQSVMFRLIDEEKTRHSVSLMSRLLGVSRQGYYKHHHRIQDGPTAKERSDADLSERIQGHHERSRGTYGSPRLQADLAELDGIRAGRNRITRLMRRQGLVGVHRRTGRKSLTSQDRMATAPPDLVGRDFTAHAPNTKWSADITYVPTDQGWVYLAVVMDLFSRRIVGWAMAPHMRADLVCDALAMAVTARRPGPGLIHHSDKGSQYTSLAFGRRCEEAGIAPSTGRTGSCYDNAVTESFFASLETELIDRTRFATRADAEREVFSYIEGFYNPWRRHSANGQLSPAEYERRHTEVAQDRLAALSQAA
- a CDS encoding major capsid protein, which produces MLLTHEFLPAAELTGFARAALADLDTNQFRLRSFLPDLETDDIFYSIELGSTAGLTKAGEYRAWDTEAPITSRAGLRKAMGEIPPISRKIPLAEYAQLMQRRQEERVTSLIQRDTITLVRETAARVELARADALVHGKVRLRELGVEVDFGRRTEMSPTAGTPWDQPGATPLSDLIAWAEDYARINGAAPSVLLASRRAMGLLLRNEEIRGAIYGGQVNSAPSFVSHSQLDTALNAFGLPSLSTYDAQMEVDGKAHQVLPASRVLMLPDSDLGHTLWGPTLEAMSSDYGIEDGAEPGIVVGTYRQQDPLNLWTRSNAVSLPILGRPNAAFSATVLE